One genomic window of Micromonospora sp. WMMD1128 includes the following:
- a CDS encoding SRPBCC family protein: MDRVIDVPPERVFAVLADGWTYSDWVVGTTHVRDVDETWPRVGSRLHHRAGPWPFSLQDTSTVLECQAPSRLVLRAGLWPAGEAIVVFALEPLADGRTRVTIGEDFAVGPLRWARTKLNDLVLHLRNKETLARLSDIATRQRPDG, translated from the coding sequence GTGGACAGGGTCATCGACGTTCCCCCGGAGCGGGTCTTCGCGGTGCTGGCCGACGGATGGACGTACAGCGACTGGGTGGTGGGCACCACGCACGTGCGCGACGTGGACGAGACCTGGCCCCGGGTCGGCAGCCGGCTGCACCACCGGGCCGGGCCGTGGCCGTTCTCCCTCCAGGACACGTCCACCGTGCTGGAGTGCCAGGCGCCGAGCCGGCTCGTGCTGCGCGCCGGGCTCTGGCCGGCCGGCGAGGCGATCGTGGTGTTCGCGCTGGAGCCGCTGGCGGACGGCCGGACCCGGGTGACCATCGGCGAGGACTTCGCCGTCGGCCCGCTGCGGTGGGCCCGGACCAAGCTCAACGACCTCGTCCTGCACCTGCGAAACAAGGAGACGCTGGCCCGGCTGTCCGACATCGCGACGCGGCAGCGGCCGGACGGTTGA
- a CDS encoding polyprenol monophosphomannose synthase: protein MIEPVQLPSPWADARLTVVVPTYNEAGNLPVLVERLLALPLPGLKVLVADDNSPDGTGEVADKLAVEHPDRVLVAHRPGKEGLGRAYVDGIGRAIDDGADYVAQMDADLSHPPEALPGMLGALLSTQASVVIGSRYVPGGELDENWPLYRRALSGWANLYVHTLLRVRIRDLTAGFKIWRADALRDIGLDRVQSNGYSFQVEMHYLATKLGHTILEVPIRFEERRDGDSKMTTATKIESALMPFMLRTRHRNIEP from the coding sequence ATGATCGAACCCGTGCAGTTGCCCTCCCCGTGGGCGGACGCGCGCCTGACTGTCGTCGTTCCGACCTACAACGAGGCGGGCAACCTCCCGGTGCTGGTCGAGCGCCTCCTCGCGCTGCCGCTGCCGGGGTTGAAGGTGCTCGTCGCGGACGACAACTCCCCCGACGGCACCGGCGAGGTCGCCGACAAGCTGGCCGTCGAGCACCCGGACCGGGTGCTGGTGGCGCACCGTCCGGGCAAGGAGGGCCTCGGCCGGGCGTACGTGGACGGCATCGGTCGCGCGATCGACGACGGCGCGGACTACGTCGCCCAGATGGACGCCGACCTGTCGCACCCGCCGGAGGCGCTGCCCGGCATGCTCGGCGCGCTGCTCTCCACCCAGGCGTCCGTGGTCATCGGCTCGCGTTACGTGCCCGGTGGGGAGCTGGACGAGAACTGGCCGCTCTACCGCCGCGCGCTCAGCGGCTGGGCCAACCTCTACGTGCACACCTTGCTGCGGGTGCGGATCCGCGACCTGACCGCCGGCTTCAAGATCTGGCGGGCGGACGCGCTGCGCGACATCGGGCTGGACCGGGTCCAGTCCAACGGCTACAGCTTCCAGGTGGAGATGCACTACCTCGCCACCAAGCTCGGCCACACCATCCTGGAGGTGCCGATCCGCTTCGAGGAGCGCCGCGACGGCGACTCGAAGATGACCACCGCCACCAAGATCGAGAGCGCCCTGATGCCGTTCATGCTGCGCACCCGCCACCGCAACATCGAACCCTGA